Proteins from a genomic interval of Deltaproteobacteria bacterium:
- a CDS encoding glycosyltransferase family 39 protein, with product MVLYKDIGAILLPGNYYFLAFIYKIFGYSFGVTRELVLIIDTIISLLLFHLSSKIIDKWFSVIPPLLFVLYGFPEVFGYYHYTNGMLLLFTSLLFFLYYLDNYNNILLLFTGIFVGLTTLFLQSAGFYAFIAIVFVMWTRKNSDRIKSIGFFVLSLSVIILIPFIYLAYKHAFISFIQDELVAARIYKGLVSFSMLMLFKSMLPVWHEQSIIIVSVFSIIGITGIILLVFKKHKTPAQTVLFIGTGVLFLNTWQRIIFAPLYLVFINSAMTMVFLIWLFKVLLDYLRTKLWIVLYNGINRLISIVAFAALVGIGFKFYSRINYIQNNANWFNVNGIELWTYNKQNAMDLESFSMHAKRIMGNERMVLVYPYSPILYTLLDLESPSKYDVLIKVGNSKGTPNAVLEDTIKHLKNIPVRFIITYDWAPNTFETTSKELGIKYVPNKLDEYIMHHYVPVFRRGGFVLMALEQ from the coding sequence ATGGTTTTATACAAGGATATTGGTGCAATACTTTTACCAGGTAATTACTACTTTCTTGCATTCATATATAAAATATTCGGCTACAGCTTTGGTGTTACACGTGAATTGGTACTGATAATTGATACGATTATAAGCCTTTTATTGTTCCATCTCTCCAGTAAAATCATAGATAAATGGTTCTCAGTTATTCCACCTTTGTTGTTTGTACTTTACGGCTTTCCTGAAGTATTTGGTTATTACCATTATACAAATGGCATGCTTCTTCTGTTTACATCATTATTATTTTTTCTTTATTATCTTGATAATTATAACAATATCCTGTTATTGTTTACAGGCATATTTGTAGGCTTAACAACGCTATTTTTGCAGTCTGCGGGTTTTTATGCATTCATTGCCATTGTTTTTGTTATGTGGACAAGAAAGAATAGTGATAGAATAAAATCTATAGGTTTTTTTGTTTTAAGCTTATCGGTTATAATTCTTATTCCATTTATCTATCTTGCGTATAAGCATGCCTTCATATCTTTTATACAAGATGAACTTGTTGCTGCACGTATCTACAAAGGGTTGGTATCGTTTTCCATGCTTATGCTTTTTAAGTCTATGTTACCCGTATGGCATGAACAATCGATAATAATCGTATCAGTTTTTAGTATTATTGGTATAACGGGTATAATCTTGCTTGTCTTTAAGAAACACAAAACACCAGCCCAGACCGTTTTATTTATTGGAACAGGTGTATTATTTCTAAATACATGGCAGAGAATTATATTTGCACCGTTGTATCTCGTGTTTATAAACTCTGCAATGACAATGGTGTTTTTGATATGGCTTTTTAAAGTTTTACTTGATTATCTAAGAACGAAACTGTGGATAGTACTGTATAACGGGATAAATAGGCTTATAAGTATTGTCGCATTTGCCGCACTTGTGGGTATAGGTTTTAAATTTTATTCACGCATAAACTATATACAAAATAACGCTAATTGGTTTAATGTTAACGGCATAGAACTCTGGACATACAATAAGCAGAACGCAATGGATTTGGAGAGTTTTTCCATGCACGCTAAACGGATCATGGGTAACGAGCGGATGGTACTTGTTTATCCATATTCACCTATTCTTTATACATTACTAGATCTCGAAAGTCCGTCAAAATATGATGTCCTGATAAAGGTTGGTAACAGCAAGGGAACACCCAATGCTGTTTTGGAAGATACAATCAAGCATCTCAAGAATATTCCGGTAAGATTTATTATTACTTATGATTGGGCTCCAAACACATTTGAAACGACATCCAAAGAGCTTGGGATTAAATATGTTCCGAATAAACTTGATGAGTACATAATGCATCATTATGTCCCTGTATTCAGGAGGGGTGGTTTTGTTTTGATGGCATTAGAACAATAA
- a CDS encoding PQQ-binding-like beta-propeller repeat protein, whose protein sequence is MAFFYRIVPTNTLVFHLNFMKSKEEPCSPVVEDNILYQGLYNGLILSQDIENKKLLWEYHTYGSPTSISIYNNILIATTLNGMIYTLNKSNGHLIWSYNTQKEIISRAVIYNNTLFVQTTMDNLYAFDASTGTLNWQYAIKNLTGNLTVYATPSPYVSDGMVYTGFSDGEAVALNANTGAVVWDKKPPTTKGFQDIITAPSGNSKVVVFGSYDNGLFCLNRKNGYLVWERNDLKRPIGLYTTPDSLYLIRVNGEIYRLDMRTGDTIWKTLISKNADLFGPVLYDNLIAIGVGNSLKRGVMLLNKDDGKIIDLFPIVSGLSAPPDVTEDGIYATSNGGFLYKFK, encoded by the coding sequence ATGGCGTTTTTCTACAGGATAGTTCCTACAAATACACTTGTTTTTCATTTAAACTTTATGAAAAGTAAAGAAGAGCCCTGTAGCCCCGTTGTAGAAGATAATATCCTATATCAGGGCTTATATAACGGTTTGATCCTTTCGCAGGACATTGAAAACAAAAAATTACTATGGGAATACCATACTTATGGCTCACCTACGTCCATAAGTATCTATAACAATATATTAATAGCTACTACACTAAACGGAATGATCTATACTTTAAACAAATCTAATGGTCATTTAATCTGGTCTTACAATACGCAAAAAGAAATCATTTCAAGAGCTGTTATATACAATAATACGTTATTTGTTCAAACAACTATGGATAATCTATACGCGTTCGACGCATCTACAGGTACACTTAACTGGCAGTATGCTATAAAAAACCTTACAGGTAATCTGACTGTGTATGCTACACCATCTCCTTATGTTTCAGATGGTATGGTTTATACAGGTTTTTCGGATGGTGAAGCGGTTGCATTGAATGCAAATACCGGCGCAGTGGTATGGGATAAAAAACCGCCAACGACTAAAGGGTTTCAGGATATTATAACAGCACCATCAGGCAATAGCAAAGTAGTTGTATTTGGCAGTTACGATAATGGTTTGTTCTGTCTTAATAGGAAAAATGGATACCTGGTATGGGAGCGAAATGATCTTAAAAGACCGATCGGTTTATATACAACTCCAGACAGCCTTTATCTGATAAGAGTAAACGGAGAAATTTATAGGCTTGATATGAGGACAGGTGATACGATATGGAAAACTTTAATTAGCAAGAATGCAGACCTGTTTGGCCCTGTTTTGTATGACAACCTAATTGCAATAGGCGTAGGGAATAGCTTAAAAAGAGGTGTGATGCTGCTTAATAAAGATGATGGTAAAATAATAGATCTATTCCCAATAGTTTCAGGATTGTCGGCACCTCCGGATGTGACGGAGGATGGCATTTATGCTACCTCAAATGGTGGATTTTTATATAAATTCAAATAA
- a CDS encoding tetratricopeptide repeat protein, with product MAKRLTRKKLKQKDEFLTVAERIIAAGTGHKTFLIIIAISLIFIGIFSSIGFYYYKDYTKRGSIAYSHGLHLYDVATQTKNKNDINNALNAFEAFRNNFNFLNTSKIALFYIGNCEYLLNNYDKAISDYQEFISTWGSNNRYLISIAKNGIIQSYMAQHDCKDAMPIIQELINQEDNPLVELTYLHATDCLLQLNQPDKAVTLLQQGIKKYSINSAAYQQLTALMTYAESEINKDKK from the coding sequence ATGGCAAAAAGACTTACAAGAAAAAAACTTAAGCAAAAAGATGAGTTCTTAACAGTTGCAGAAAGAATTATAGCTGCCGGGACAGGACACAAAACATTTCTTATAATAATAGCGATAAGCCTTATATTTATAGGCATATTTTCGTCTATAGGGTTTTACTATTACAAGGATTATACAAAAAGAGGTAGTATTGCCTATTCTCATGGTTTACATCTGTACGATGTTGCAACACAAACGAAAAATAAAAATGATATAAACAATGCATTAAATGCTTTTGAGGCCTTTAGAAATAATTTTAATTTTTTAAATACATCAAAAATCGCATTGTTTTATATAGGAAATTGTGAGTATCTTCTCAACAACTATGACAAGGCAATTAGTGATTATCAGGAGTTTATTTCTACGTGGGGTAGCAATAATAGATACCTGATCTCTATTGCAAAGAACGGAATTATTCAGTCTTATATGGCACAGCATGATTGCAAAGACGCGATGCCCATTATACAGGAATTGATCAATCAGGAAGATAATCCTTTAGTGGAGCTTACTTATTTGCATGCAACCGATTGCTTGCTGCAATTGAATCAGCCGGATAAAGCCGTAACACTATTACAACAAGGTATAAAAAAATATAGTATAAATAGTGCTGCATATCAGCAGCTTACGGCTCTAATGACTTATGCAGAATCTGAAATAAACAAGGATAAAAAATAA
- a CDS encoding DUF4388 domain-containing protein has product MTKKYNLEELIKVLHDTNFDEFVKKKSEFDFENTSRLNVISFGKTFILLKNVSDHKDDKDLKPVFMGNLVYLSSADVFSIINMLQKTGMLVINSADKIKGVYFMKGEIVFASSNQPEERLGYLLYKTGKLSKEQWEEAEKAMVMGARFGSILLKNELILPKNLWWGVKYQIEEIVYSIFGITSGEFFFLEGLIPEDDLIRFSLNTQNMLMEGYRRLDEWKLIIERVPSDETMIRLSSRLPNIELTQSMKSIIEGINGEASVADVVRYSQLGRFNTYKILYTLLNAGFVEVAGTQKKEQTFDETTIKIISLIRKYNKMFEKLFATIKTTNPGFAHNELLDNFVSESSERLKKLYENVGISEDGELDEVKLVMNLDSMKLTETDSLSKVVGVAELMLSQYMLEGLNEFLNYLIFMAKNLTTSETFEELHKEIKAIQQGA; this is encoded by the coding sequence ATGACAAAAAAGTATAATCTTGAAGAGCTCATAAAGGTTTTACACGATACAAATTTTGATGAGTTTGTTAAAAAGAAGTCGGAGTTTGACTTTGAGAATACATCACGACTGAATGTTATAAGCTTTGGTAAAACATTTATACTGCTCAAAAACGTATCCGATCATAAAGACGATAAGGATTTAAAGCCCGTTTTTATGGGTAATCTTGTCTATCTCAGTTCTGCTGATGTGTTTTCTATAATAAATATGCTGCAAAAAACAGGTATGCTTGTTATAAATTCGGCTGATAAAATCAAAGGTGTTTACTTTATGAAAGGCGAGATCGTGTTTGCATCATCCAATCAACCCGAAGAAAGACTTGGTTATCTGCTTTATAAAACCGGTAAGCTTTCTAAAGAACAGTGGGAAGAAGCTGAAAAAGCGATGGTCATGGGAGCAAGGTTCGGTTCAATTTTATTAAAAAATGAACTCATATTGCCGAAGAATTTATGGTGGGGTGTTAAATACCAGATTGAAGAGATTGTCTATAGTATTTTTGGCATTACATCGGGTGAGTTTTTTTTTCTTGAAGGCTTAATCCCAGAAGATGATCTGATAAGATTTTCATTGAATACACAGAATATGCTTATGGAAGGCTACAGGAGACTTGATGAATGGAAACTCATAATAGAGAGGGTTCCATCCGATGAAACAATGATAAGGCTATCAAGCAGGCTGCCGAACATAGAATTAACTCAAAGCATGAAATCAATAATAGAGGGAATAAACGGAGAGGCAAGCGTAGCTGATGTTGTGAGGTACAGCCAGCTTGGCAGGTTTAATACATATAAAATCCTGTACACACTTTTAAACGCCGGTTTTGTAGAGGTTGCCGGCACCCAAAAGAAAGAACAGACATTTGATGAAACAACAATAAAAATTATAAGCCTCATAAGGAAATACAATAAGATGTTTGAAAAGCTGTTTGCAACAATTAAAACCACCAATCCTGGGTTTGCGCATAATGAATTACTTGATAACTTTGTATCAGAATCATCTGAAAGGCTTAAAAAGCTGTATGAGAACGTAGGCATATCAGAGGATGGCGAACTTGACGAAGTAAAGCTTGTTATGAATCTTGACTCTATGAAACTTACAGAAACAGATTCCTTAAGTAAGGTTGTTGGTGTGGCGGAGCTTATGCTCTCTCAATATATGCTTGAAGGTTTGAATGAGTTTTTAAATTATCTGATTTTTATGGCAAAAAATCTTACGACATCAGAGACATTTGAGGAATTACATAAAGAGATAAAGGCTATACAGCAAGGGGCTTAG
- the pyrF gene encoding orotidine-5'-phosphate decarboxylase, with amino-acid sequence MDYAKKIILAIDETSIDRIRTIVEATSKYISTYKLGSIPFTAHGPIPVREIIDMGKDVFLDLKYFDIPNTVSKAVEQAINLGVRMITLHAMGGEEMLKRAVEVNSGRSMLFAVTILTSMENSQLSIIGMNGDIKDMVVGLAKMAVNTGIDGIVASGRETSLLRESFGRKPVIVVPGVRMDNNSRDDQKRVVTPRMAFESGADYIVIGRPVTESRYPEKVLEEIIQSCELYK; translated from the coding sequence ATGGATTATGCAAAAAAGATCATATTGGCAATAGACGAAACATCGATAGACAGGATCAGGACAATAGTTGAGGCAACATCAAAGTATATCTCAACATACAAGCTCGGCAGTATTCCATTTACAGCGCATGGACCTATACCCGTAAGAGAGATAATTGACATGGGTAAAGATGTGTTTCTCGATTTAAAATATTTTGATATTCCAAACACGGTAAGCAAAGCAGTTGAACAGGCTATAAATCTTGGAGTAAGGATGATAACGCTGCATGCAATGGGTGGGGAAGAGATGCTGAAAAGGGCGGTAGAAGTAAATAGCGGAAGGTCAATGCTGTTTGCCGTAACAATACTCACAAGCATGGAGAATTCACAATTGTCTATAATAGGCATGAACGGCGATATTAAAGATATGGTAGTCGGACTTGCAAAAATGGCCGTTAATACGGGTATAGATGGTATTGTTGCGTCCGGTCGGGAAACATCATTATTAAGGGAGAGTTTTGGCAGAAAACCTGTTATTGTTGTTCCAGGTGTAAGGATGGATAATAACAGCAGAGATGATCAAAAACGTGTCGTAACTCCAAGAATGGCTTTTGAATCGGGGGCTGATTATATCGTTATTGGCAGGCCAGTAACAGAAAGCAGATACCCTGAAAAAGTATTAGAAGAAATCATCCAATCCTGTGAACTATACAAATAA
- a CDS encoding ABC transporter ATP-binding protein, with protein sequence MLKIENLYTSYNHIEVLHGINIEIEKGEKIALLGANGAGKTTTLSSIVGITKEKKGKITFNKEDITHINTYEAVKKGIVLIPEARHIFIKLTVEENIYIGGFLISKDRKKLNEAVEEIYRFFPLLKERRKQMAVTLSGGEQQMLAIARGLMGKPKLMLLDEPSLGLSPIMVTKIFKTIDEINHLGVSILLVEQNANIALDFTHRTYVLELGNITLAGESRHLKEDKRIKIAYLGM encoded by the coding sequence ATGCTTAAAATAGAGAACTTATATACAAGTTATAATCATATAGAAGTCTTGCATGGTATAAATATAGAAATAGAAAAAGGAGAAAAGATAGCACTTCTGGGAGCAAACGGTGCAGGTAAAACAACAACCCTTTCAAGTATAGTCGGGATAACGAAAGAAAAAAAAGGCAAGATCACATTCAACAAAGAAGACATTACGCACATAAACACATACGAAGCCGTTAAAAAAGGTATTGTGCTGATTCCGGAGGCAAGACATATTTTTATAAAACTAACAGTAGAAGAAAATATTTATATAGGCGGTTTTCTTATATCAAAAGATCGTAAAAAGTTAAATGAAGCTGTAGAAGAGATATACAGGTTTTTTCCTCTATTGAAAGAAAGAAGAAAACAAATGGCAGTAACATTGAGCGGCGGTGAACAGCAGATGCTTGCAATTGCAAGAGGTTTGATGGGTAAACCAAAATTGATGCTCCTTGATGAACCTTCCCTTGGACTTTCACCAATTATGGTTACAAAAATCTTCAAAACTATTGACGAGATCAACCATCTTGGTGTTTCAATTCTACTCGTTGAACAGAATGCAAATATAGCACTTGATTTTACACATAGGACGTATGTGCTTGAACTCGGTAATATTACTTTAGCAGGAGAATCAAGACATTTAAAAGAAGACAAAAGGATAAAGATAGCTTATCTTGGTATGTGA